The region CTGATTACATCTTCATCATGATTGGCATCATTTGTTACATCGTCGGCTGTCATTTCTGCAGCAAATTCTTCATCCCTTGTACTTCGTGGATCTCTGGTATTTATTCCTCGTCCATTCATATTTGTTGCCGCAATATCCTGGTCATCAAGTCGGTTTCTTTGGGACTCCCTCGCATCATTGTTACGTGTTTCTCGGGACTCATCCATATTTAAAACCTCACTTTCCTTTTTTGAGGTGCAAGCTTAGTTTATGGAGTAAACCGAAAAATAATAATGTAAGTTAATGGAATGGAACATTTTTGTAAACAAATTATGGGGATTTTGCATAGACTGACTAAGCGATACATGTAAAGGAGCATGAACATGACAAATTTCATAAAAGAACTTATTATGAATAAGCTAAAGCAATTATCAGCAAAAGAACTGCTTCACTACAGTAAACAATATGGTTTCAGTATAAGTTACAACCAAGCAAAACAGATTGAATCCTATTTAAAACAAAATAAAGTTGATCCATTCAGTGAAACAGGAAGGAAAAAATTATATAAAGACCTGACACAGATTACGGATC is a window of Virgibacillus ihumii DNA encoding:
- a CDS encoding DUF2624 domain-containing protein — encoded protein: MTNFIKELIMNKLKQLSAKELLHYSKQYGFSISYNQAKQIESYLKQNKVDPFSETGRKKLYKDLTQITDQSTAQKAQRLFEKMIQEHGLEYLF